A genome region from Sceloporus undulatus isolate JIND9_A2432 ecotype Alabama chromosome 1, SceUnd_v1.1, whole genome shotgun sequence includes the following:
- the ANKZF1 gene encoding ankyrin repeat and zinc finger domain-containing protein 1 isoform X2, whose product MKPAETLSIFEAAQNASLMDGLCLVTESTGDVSSVPVPVTKSPDRPSMVLEVPDRMYCSACSRSFESREEQTEHYRLDWHRFNLKQRLLGRQMLTAEEFEMKTQAGDVSSISGSDSSDSDGESDLSSYQNSEDKANKNQSHSTHPLRSQRVLFRNSQGQLIAIYRCVLNTTKGSMEHPAEIVASLQRQSPRITWIILMAGGGHFAGAVFKGNEVLEHKTFHRYTVRARRGTAQGVRDAQGSMPKSAGASLRRYNEAALLKDIQELLVNWAGHLQEAECIFLRAPRTNRAHFLGSKNGPLQRNDPRIRGIPFSTRRATFHEVQRVHGVLSSLQVYGKDTAVTDLIGSPRKSWKKVVDETSSQGQDTVSPTGTEEEEESREKSPMHLEMLEMTLSTLELREFEVAPKRNLKKKRKKPKVFTESSSKISGGAERFEALLPRSEKSAETQKELEAQGSPSTSVEDALFTACKVGDVGALQDLLGIAGSTKEELDECRTMASQHLLNTPLDESGWTALHVAAAAGRSAVVRLLLETGADPTLRDSQEQPPYCVSANKQTRAEFRRFMGEQPEKYDYVRAQVPGPLTAEMEAKQAERRRAQKAQRKQREKEEREARQVLKQEEDEKRRFALLSDREKRALAAEKRLVSQLKDSNVSLSNTRRCWLCGESLLGCIPFHYLDFSFCSTKCLQTHRQGRAAPS is encoded by the exons ATGAAGCCTGCTGAGACGTTGTCCATATTTGAGGCTGCTCAGAATGCATCATTAATGGATGGACTTTGCCTTGTCACTGAATCAACAGGAGATGTCTCCTCAGTACCAGTTCCAG TAACTAAAAGCCCAGATCGACCTAGCATGGTCCTAGAAGTACCAGACCGGATGTATTGCTCTGCCTGTTCAAGGAGTTTTGAAAGTCGAGAAGAGCAG ACTGAGCATTATCGACTAgattggcaccgctttaacttaaAGCAGCGATTACTGGGCCGCCAGATGCTCACAGCTGAAGAATTTGAGATGAAGACTCAAGCAG GTGATGTCTCCAGCATCTCTGGCTCCGATTCCAGTGACTCAGATGGTGAATCTGATCTTTCATCTTATCAGAACAGTGaagacaaagcaaacaaaaatcaaagccactcAACACATCCTCTACGCTCCCAGCGTGTTCTGTTCAGAAATTCTCAAGGCCAGCTTATTGCAATCTATCGCTGTGTGTTGAACACTACAAAG GGTAGTATGGAACATCCTGCAGAGATAGTGGCATCCCTTCAGAGGCAAAGCCCCAGGATTACCTGGATTATTTTGATGGCTGGTGGGGGACACTTTGCTGGTGCAGTATTTAAAGG AAATGAGGTGCTGGAGCATAAGACTTTCCATCGATACACAGTGCGAGCCCGCAGGGGTACAGCCCAAGGGGTGAGGGATGCTCAGGGTTCTATGCCCAAATCTGCTGGGGCCTCACTGCGCCGCTACAATGAGGCTGCACTGCTTAAG GATATTCAGGAGCTGTTGGTTAACTGGGCAGGGCATTTACAAGAAGCAGAGTGCATCTTCCTTCGTGCCCCTCGCACCAACAGGGCTCATTTCCTTGGCAGCAAAAATGGCCCTCTTCAGCGAAATGATCCCCGGATCCGGGGCATTCCTTTTAGCACTAGGAGAGCCACTTTCCATGAGGTGCAGAGGGTGCATGGGGTTCTGAGCAGTCTGCAAGTCTATG GAAAAGATACAGCAGTGACAGATCTGATTGGTTCTCCCCGGAAGAGCTGGAAAAAAGTAGTAGATGAAACATCTTCACAGGGTCAAGATACTG TCTCCCCAACAgggacagaggaagaggaagaaagcagagagaaaagccCAATGCACTTAGAGATGCTGGAGATGACACTGAGTACACTGGAATTGCGTGAATTTGAGGTGGCACCAAAACGGAAcctcaagaagaagaggaagaaaccaAAAGTTTTCACAG aatctTCCAGTAAAATTTCAGGAGGTGCTGAACGGTTTGAGGCCTTATTGCCTAGAAGTGAGAAATCAGCTGAGACCCAAAAAGAGTTGGAAGCTCAAG GTTCTCCAAGCACATCAGTGGAAGATGCTTTATTCACAGCCTGTAAGGTAGGAGATGTCGGAGCACTACAAGATCTTCTGGGAATAGCTGGCAGCACAAAAGAAGAGCTAGATGAATGCAGAACGATGGCCTCACAGCACTTGCTCAACACGCCCCTGGATGAGAGCGGCTGGACAGCTTTGCACGTGGCTGCTGCAGCAGGAAGGAGTGCAGTTGTGCGGCTACTATTGGAGACCGGAGCTGATCCTACCCTCAG GGACAGCCAGGAACAGCCGCCATACTGTGTATCTGCAAATAAGCAAACTCGTGCTGAATTCCGCAGGTTCATGGGTGAACAACCTGAGAAATATGACTATGTTAGGGCTCAG GTGCCTGGACCCCTAACAGCTGAAATGGAAGCCAAGCAGGCAGAACGCCGGCGAGCGCAAAAGGCCCAGAGGAAGCAGCGTGAGAAAGAGGAACGAGAGGCAAGGCAGGTGCTGAAACAAGAAGAGGATGAGAAGAGACGTTTTGCCCTGCTGAGTGACCGTGAGAAG